The following proteins are encoded in a genomic region of Arachis ipaensis cultivar K30076 chromosome B02, Araip1.1, whole genome shotgun sequence:
- the LOC107627686 gene encoding uncharacterized protein LOC107627686: MGIMGYGVCGHIIYVSFVNGLPTKPFKMERGLRQGDPLSPFLFVLVVDVLHRMVGEAVRNSRISHLLVGRDSIELSHLQFADNTIMFCPLEEKTIKNYKRLLRCFELMSGLSINFDKSSLIPINCDEQWI, translated from the coding sequence ATGGGGATCatgggttatggagtgtgtggCCACATCATCTATGTCAGTTTTGTAAATGGTTTACCGACTAAGCCGTTCAAAATGGAAAGAGGGCTGAGACAAGGTGACCCACTTTCTCCTTTCTTGTTTGTCTTGGTTGTGGATGTGCTGCATCGAATGGTTGGAGAAGCAGTGAGGAACAGCCGCATATCCCATTTGTTGGTTGGGAGAGATAGTATAGAGTTGTCACATCTACAGTTTGCTGATAATACAATTATGTTTTGTCCACTAGAAGAGAAGACTATCAAGAATTACAAGCGACTCCTGAGAtgctttgagttgatgtcaggACTTAGTATCAATTTTGATAAGTCGAGCTTGATTCCAATAAATTGTGACGAACAATGGATCTAG
- the LOC107627687 gene encoding receptor-like protein 12, producing MKTTLILWFYLLLPLSLLNFTFTINIVTSQCLGHQQSLLLHLKNNLIFSPAKSNKLIHWNHTDDCCQWKGVACSTKGNVIALDISHEFITGGNLTSLFKLQYLQNLNLAYNEFHFGINSEFKNLKNLRYLNLSNAGFMGQIPTKISHLSNLETLDLSTTFTSSSQHGLKLEKPNIVEFVQNFTRMKELYLDGVAISAKGEEWCHAVSSLQSLQVLSMSSSNLSGPLDPSLTKLQSLSVLQLDHNNLSSPVPDYFGNLSGLNTLQLRSCGLSGVFPKNILQLPSLQVLDVSDNQGLHGSLPNFPNQASLSHLNLSHTNFSGPIPDTIGNLKHFSTLDLSNCQFNGTLPNSISNLAQLVYLDLSFNNLTGPLPSFNRSKALRSLLLNHNYLKGPLPSTHFEGLINLVSIDLGDNSLDGRVPSSLFNLPSLQLLSLSNNRFDGQLDEFPNSSFSLIGMLDLSGNSLQGRIPLSIFQLKRLTFLELSTNMFNGTIQLSMIQGLQKLTTLDLSHNNLSVVASAIDDNGLPFPKLQNLWLASCKLGTFPSFLRNQTTLLYLDLSNNQIEGIIPNWIWRFEFLTSLNLSHNFLTNLEGPFQNLSSNLFYLDLHENQLQGPAPIFAKNIVSLDYSNNRFSSIITPAGNIGNSIPGAISIFLSDNSFHGKIDESICNISTLRVLDLSHNDFVGKIPECLTGRRSSSLKLLSLAGNNLNGQISDTFSTSCALRFLDLNGNLLKGSVPKSLANCQNLQVLNVGNNQLMDEFPCFLKKIYTISVLVLRSNKFYGQIGCSNVIGNWERLQIVDVADNKLSDEDISRFDHLSFDIYDNKISSVNFAAITTILTKTSKMKLAKIVAVEPLFVVDHLLSHVYGEVTSLRRYEASVTIVIKGQKRKLEKILIAFTSLDFSSNHFEGPIPEEIMRFKALHALNLSHNAFSGHIPSTLGNMGNLESLDLSMNSLRGEIPNELASLSFLAIMNLSYNHLVGRIPTGTQIQSFEADSFIGNEGLCGPPLTQNCSDEGGQGLSQPPSSETTNSHSSSSIDWSLLSVELGFTFGFGIFIMPLILWKRWRLWYSKKVDDVLYKIVPQLDFVYERRGGKRYRSLRWKPY from the exons ATGAAAACCACCCTTATCTTGTGGTTTTATTTGCTACTACCCTTGTCCCTATTAAACTTCACTTTCACCATTAACATTGTTACTTCCCAATGTCTTGGCCATCAACAATCTTTGCTACTCCATTTGAAGAACAACCTCATATTTAGCCCAGCTAAGTCCAATAAACTAATTCATTGGAACCACACTGATGATTGTTGCCAATGGAAAGGTGTAGCTTGCAGCACCAAGGGAAATGTTATTGCTCTTGACATAAGCCATGAATTCATCACTGGAGGAAACTTAACTAGTCTCTTCAAACTGCAATATTTGCAGAATTTGAATTTGGCTTATAATGAGTTCCACTTTGGAATTAATTCCGAGTTCAAAAACCTGAAGAATCTCAGGTATTTGAATTTGTCAAATGCTGGTTTCATGGGACAAATTCCAACTAAAATCTCTCACTTGTCCAACTTGGAAACTCTAGATTTGTCTACCACATTCACCTCATCATCACAACATGGTCTAAAACTTGAGAAGCCAAACATTGTAGAGTTTGTGCAAAACTTTACAAGAATGAAAGAACTGTATCTAGATGGTGTTGCAATTTCAGCCAAAGGAGAGGAGTGGTGCCATGCTGTTTCTTCCCTACAAAGTTTACAAGTTTTGAGTATGTCCTCTTCCAATCTCTCTGGCCCTCTTGATCCTTCATTGACAAAGCTTCAATCTCTCTCAGTACTTCAACTAGACCATAACAATTTGTCAAGCCCAGTTCCTGATTACTTTGGGAATTTGTCTGGCTTAAACACATTGCAGCTCAGAAGTTGCGGATTGAGTGGAGTTTTTCCAAAAAATATCTTGCAACTACCGTCACTTCAAGTTCTTGATGTGTCTGATAATCAAGGTCTTCATGGTTCCTTACCGAACTTCCCAAATCAAGCATCTCTCAGTCACTTGAATCTTAGCCACACAAATTTCTCAGGTCCTATACCAGATACTATTGGCAATTTGAAACATTTTTCTACACTAGATTTGTCCAATTGCCAATTCAATGGGACACTTCCCAATTCAATCTCAAATCTTGCCCAACTTGTTTATCTTGATTTGTCATTCAATAACCTTACTGGTCCTCTTCCATCTTTCAATAGGTCAAAGGCTCTGAGAAGCTTGTTGCTTAATCATAATTATCTAAAGGGTCCACTTCCATCCACCCATTTTGAAGGCCTTATAAATCTTGTGAGCATTGATTTAGGGGATAACTCTCTAGATGGAAGAGTCCCTTCGTCTTTGTTTAACCTTCCATCTCTACAACTACTCTCTCTTTCTAACAATAGATTTGATGGCCAACTTGATGAATTCCCAAATAGCTCCTTCTCATTAATAGGGATGCTTGATTTAAGTGGAAACTCTTTGCAAGGCCGTATTCCTTTGTCTATCTTTCAACTAAAAAGACTCACTTTTCTTGAACTTTCCACAAACATGTTCAATGGCACAATACAATTGAGTATGATTCAAGGCCTGCAAAAATTAACAACACTTGATCTCTCACACAACAACTTGTCAGTTGTTGCAAGTGCTATAGATGACAATGGTTTGCCATTTCCCAAGTTACAGAACCTTTGGTTGGCTTCATGCAAGTTGGGTACATTTCCTTCATTTTTGAGAAATCAGACCACTTTACTTTATTTAGACTTATCCAACAATCAAATTGAAGGGATCATACCCAATTGGATTTGGAGATTTGAATTTCTGACCTCCTTGAATCTTTCTCACAATTTTCTGACGAATTTGGAAGGGCCTTTCCAAAATCTTAGTTCAAATTTGTTCTATCTTGATCTTCATGAAAATCAATTGCAGGGGCCAGCACCCATTTTCGCCAAAAATATTGTTTCTTTGGACTACTCAAATAATAGATTCAGTTCTATTATTACACCAGCGGGTAATATTGGTAATTCTATTCCTGGAGCAATCAGTATATTTCTATCAGACAACAGTTTTCATGgaaaaattgatgaatccatTTGCAATATTTCAACTCTTCGAGTGCTTGATCTTTCACACAATGACTTTGTTGGAAAGATTCCTGAGTGCTTGACAGGAAGGAGGAGTAGCTCTCTGAAACTACTGAGTCTTGCTGGAAACAATCTCAATGGCCAAATTTCAGATACATTCTCAACTTCTTGTGCTCTAAGGTTTCTAGATCTCAATGGAAATCTTTTAAAGGGAAGTGTCCCAAAATCTTTGGCCAATTGTCAGAATCTTCAAGTCCTTAATGTTGGAAACAATCAATTAATGGACGAGTTCCCGTGCTTCTTGAAGAAAATTTATACGATAAGTGTCCTGGTCTTGAggtcaaacaaattttatggacAGATTGGGTGCTCTAATGTGATTGGCAATTGGGAAAGGCTTCAAATTGTTGATGTAGCAGACAACAAAT TGTCTGATGAAGATATATCAAGGTTTGACCATTTGTCTTTTGATATTTATGATAACAAGATCAGTTCTGTGAATTTTGCAGCTATAACCACAATTTTGACAAAGACTAGTAAAATGAAGTTAGCCAAAATTGTTGCCGTTGAGCCACTTTTTGTGGTAGATCACTTGCTCTCTCATGTTTATGGGGAGGTTACAAGTCTTCGTAGGTATGAGGCTTCTGTTACCATTGTAATCAAAGGTCAAAAAAGGAAGTTGGAAAAGATTCTCATTGCTTTCACTTCGTTGGATTTCTCATCCAACCACTTTGAGGGGCCAATACCAGAAGAGATCATGAGATTCAAAGCATTGCATGCTCTTAACTTGTCACACAATGCTTTCTCAGGTCATATCCCTTCAACTTTGGGAAACATGGGAAATCTTGAGTCCTTAGACTTGTCAATGAATTCTCTGAGAGGAGAGATTCCCAATGAGCTTGCAAGTTTATCTTTTCTTGCCATCATGAATCTGTCTTATAATCATCTTGTGGGAAGAATTCCAACAGgtactcaaatccaatcttttgaAGCGGATTCATTCATAGGCAATGAAGGGTTGTGTGGGCCACCATTAACCCAAAATTGTAGTGATGAAGGAGGACAAGGACTGTCACAACCGCCGTCATCTGAAACTACTAACTCTCATAGTAGTAGTTCAATTGATTGGAGTTTGCTAAGTGTGGAGTTGGGATTCACTTTTGGGTTTGGAATCTTTATCATGCCACTCATTTTGTGGAAGAGATGGAGGTTGTGGTACTCCAAGAAAGTAGATGATGTGCTTTACAAGATTGTCCCTCAACTTGATTTTGTATATGAACGTCGTGGTGGGAAGAGATATAGATCTTTAAGGTGGAAGCCTTATTGA